The DNA sequence AAGATGCGACGCCGCTCCGCCTCTGGACGCCGCCGCCGGTCTTCGAAGAATCGGCGGATTGCCCTTGGGGTGTCGAGGCTCTCGAGCCGCTCGGCGATCTCGTCGCGGGCCTGGCCGAGATGCTCTGCGCGCGGCTGCGGCGCTACGAGCTCTCGGCCGACGCCTTCGAGTGGACCTGCCGGCTGGCCGACCGGACGGTGCATGAGGGCGCCTGCGCGCCGGCGGCGCCGCTCGCCGATCCCGCCGCCGCCGCCGCGCTCCTGCGCGCCTCGCTCGCGGCGCGGTCCCCGGGCGCCGCCGTGGAGGCGATCACGCTCCGCGCGCGTCCCGTGCGCGTGGGGAATATCCAGCCGCGTCTCGACGAGCCGCCGCGCCCGAGCCCGCGCCTGCTCACGGCCACGCTGGCGCGTCTCTCCGCTCTCGTGGAAGCGCCCGGCATCGGCTCGCCGGTGTTGGTGGACAGCCACCGGCCCGACGCGATGCGGATGACGCCATTTCTTCTCCCCTCACCCCAGCCCTCTCCCCAGAGGGGAGAGGGCCGCAGTTCGAGCCGAAGGGCGAAGCCGTGAGGCGAGGGCTGAATAGTCAGGGGGCTTTTCTGGCTGTGCGGAGAATGAGACCGCCGCGATCTGTGGAGGTGACGCTTCACGCGGGAGCGCCCGCCCACCTGCGCGCCGCCGGGCTCGCGGGACGGATCATCGCGGGCGCGGGGCCGTGGCGCGTGTCGGGCGAGTGGTGGACGGAAGCGCCCTTCGTCCAGGACGAGTGGGACGTCGAGCTCGACGACGGCACGCTCTGCCGGCTCGCGCGCGACGGCCGCGGCTGGCGCCTCGAAGCCGTCTATGACTGACCCCTCTCCCCAAAGGGAAGAGTGGTGAGGGGACCCTACTTATGAGAGGCGGCGGAGCTTAGGCATGCGTGGGCGAGATCTCCATCGTTACGACAACGGTGGGGTTGGGGGCAAGCCCCAAGGCGGACAGGTCCTCATCAGCCAGATGGAGAGCGACGGCTTCCTGAAGGTTTCGAGTGACCTCGTCCAGCGTGAGGCCCTGAGTAACTACCGGGATCTCGAGGCATTCCGCCACGTATCCCGACTGTTCTCCTGGACGAATCGCGGCCTTGATCGTGTGTTGGGGCATCTCTCCCCTCCCTTTTGCAGGCCAGTATAGCGCGACTCCCAGTCATGTTCGTCGAGCTGCACGCCAAGAGCGCATTCAGCTTCCTTGAAGCGGCCGTCCTGCCCGAGGCGCTGGCCGAGCGGGCCGCCGCCCTCGGCCAGTCCGCCCTCGCCCTCGTGGACCAGGACGGCGTCTACGGGGCGCCGCGCTTCTACGGCGCCTGCACGCGCCTCGGGATCACGCCGCTCGTCGGCGCCGAGGTCGGCATGCAGGGCGGCGGCAGGTTGCCGCTCCTCGTGGAGGACCGCGAGGGCTACAAAAATCTCTGCCGCCTGCTGACGCGGATCAAGATGCGCGCGCCCAAGGGTGAGGGCCTGGCCGGCTGGGACGATCTCGAAGAGCACGCCGGCGGGCTCGTCTGTCTCACGGGGGGCGTTGAAGGTCCCGTGGCCCGGCGGCTCACCCGTGACGGCCATGAGGCCGCGCGAGCGACGCTCGACAGGCTCGCCGGCCTCTTCGGCCGCTTCGGCGTCTACGCCGAGCTCCAGCGCGCGCTCGAACGCGAGCAGGAGACGCACAACGAGTGGCTGAGCGCGGAAGCGGGGCGGCTGGGGCTGCTGCTCCTCGCCAGCAACGCCCCGCTCATGGCTCAACGCGAGGATCGGCCGCTGCTGGACACGCTGACCTGCATCCGCCACGGCATGACGCTGCCGCAGGCCGGCAGGCTGCTCGCGCGCAACAGCGAGCGCTTTCTCAAGCCCGCGCGCGAGATGGAGCGGCTCTTCGCCGACTGCCCGGCGGCCGTGGCCAATAGCGGCGAGCTGGCATTGCGGCTCGGCTTCACGCTCAAGCACCTGGGCTACCGCTTCCCCGACTACCCGCTGCCGCCGGGCCAGACGCCGGTCGGCTTCCTCCGCGCCCTCTGCGAGAAAGGCGCGGCGGCTCGCTACGGCACGGGACCGCTCCGCGGCCGCGCGCGCAGACAGATCGAGCGCGAGATCGACCTCATCGGCCGCCTCGACCTGGCGGGCTACTTCCTGATCGTCTGGGACCTGGTCGAATACTGCCGCCGCCACGACATCCTGGTGCAGGGGCGGGGCTCGGCCGCCAACAGCGCCGTGTGCTATGCGCTCGGGATCACGGCCGTCGATCCGGTGGGGATGGATCTCCTCTTCGAGCGCTTCCTCTCCGAGGAGCGCGGCGAGTGGCCCGACATCGACCTCGACCTGCCGAGCGGAGACCGGCGCGAGCGGGTCATCCAGTACGTCTACGAGCGCTACGGGCGCCTGGGTGCGGCCATGACGGCCAATGTCATCACCTACCGGGGCAGGAGCGCGGCGCGGGACGTAGGCAAGGCCTTGGCGCTCCCCGCCGCCCTCTGCGACCGGCTGTCGGGGCTCGTCAGCGATTGGGAGTACAAGGATCCGGGCGACACGCTCCTGGTCCACCTCCGC is a window from the Candidatus Methylomirabilota bacterium genome containing:
- a CDS encoding type II toxin-antitoxin system HicB family antitoxin; translation: MPQHTIKAAIRPGEQSGYVAECLEIPVVTQGLTLDEVTRNLQEAVALHLADEDLSALGLAPNPTVVVTMEISPTHA